The nucleotide sequence ATAGTCACGTTCGAAGCCAAAGGCAGTGGACGATGTACGTCCATCATTGATGAgttgatataaaaattaatccACCTTGTAAGAAAACCGATCTTGATCTGATCGGGTTTGGGTTTGTCTAATTTAgtctttgtaaatttttttttttctattttgtaaataaatcaatagaaaatactgttattaaattaataagaataaatgaataaaaaagTATTTTAGAGACCAAAGTTAATAAGTATAAAGATCTAATATATAATATGAATTAATGAGAAAAATAATAGGAAGAAACAGCTGACCGTAGAAATTGTGCCAATTCTGATTTATACTATAATTTTGGatataaatgtgtttattgtttgagttggttccaacaaaaaaaaattgattggtTTCAAATTATCGAATTTGATCCCAATTCCTACATGCTCAGCTTTTTTCGAATCAAATCCGAGCTCGAATTTTTATTCCATTATCAATAGTTTTTAAGCCGTTTGTGAGTTTTAAGAGTTTATTTatgtgatatatttatatattaaaatataatttttttttttcgaatatttcaaatctaactcgagATGAGACATctaatttgaacaaaactcgaGAAAGAAAGGTGCTAAGCTGCTCCTACCTTTTAAATATTATCTACAAATTTTGACGTTGTATGCAAAGGATTGATCCAACTCTCATATTATTCAATGATGATCGGCGAACAATAATTTATGACACTGAAAAGTTCACTTCTCCAATCATCTTTTTTCCATCCCAAACTAATTCAGATTCTAGGAGTGATCCGAGCTCGAAGCGGATTCTTCATGACAGTGGTGAATTCTTGTTTCTCGGTAAGATCTACTTCGTCACCTTCGACGGGAATCCACTCGAAGTTCCAAATCAGATTGGCCACAAAATATTCCAAATGCACGAGTGCCAATGTAAGGCCTGGACAGATCCTCCTTCCGGCACCAAATGGCATCATCTTGATCTCTCTGCTCCCGGTTATGTCGAAAGCCTCTCCAGGACTTGTAGGCAAGAACCTCTCCGGGTTGAATTCCATCGGATCCTCCCACACCTTCGGGTCCAAACCCATATCAGCCACCATAAAATTAACTGTGGCCTCACGAGGGATCACGTAACCATCCAACTCGATGTCCTCTGTCACCCTGTGCGGCAAGAGGAAATGAGCCGGTGGGTGTCGCCGCAAGGCTTCTAATACTACGGCTTTCAGGTATGGAATTTTCTGTGCGTCCTCTTCCTCAATCATCTCCCGCTGGCTGCCTTTCGGTGATCCCACGGCGCTGACTATCTCCTCGTAAAGCTTGGCTTGGATGTGGGGGTATTTGACTAGATTAGCCATAATCCATTGCAGCGCAGTGGATGTGGTATCAGTGCCAGCGTTAAGAAATTCGCTGCATAGGCCCACCATATCTGAGTCAGCAAGTTTCCTGTTTTCTTGGGGAAGTTGCAAATCGACCAATGTGTCCACATATGCTCTCACTgcttcatcatcttcttgatgATTACAGATTCTCTGTTGTTTGGCTTGGATGCGAGACCTAATGAGAGGGATCAGCACGCGCTCCTCTTCTAGACGCACTTGAAGGAGTTCCTTCCAGCGATTGCGGAACAGGATTTTCCCCAATCGAGGCCACAAGTGGAGGACCTCGAATCGTCTAAGACTAAGAAGGAATCCGCGTTGAGAAGATTCAATTTCTTTGATTTGGGTCTCGTTGAGCTTCTCTCCAAAGCACATGAGCGCCAGCAGGCAGAACATGGCGTACTGGAAATGACCGATCAGTGTGACACAAGACTCCGATTTGGATGCATCGACTAAGCGACTGGTCAGAACTGAAAGAACCCATTGGCGTGACCTTGAGTAGGATTTGACCCGGGCGGGATGGAGGATCTCGTGCGTTAGGTTGCGGCGGAGGAGGCGCCACGTGGGGCCGTAAGGGGTCGTATTAATTACTATCCGGGGTCTTTTCAGAACCTTGCTGGTTGCAGAGGGAGATGGCCGGTCGGAGAAGATGGAGCCGTGCTGGATAAGGGCACGGTGAGCCAGGGAGTGGCTTCCGACGAATATGAGTTTCCGAGAACCGATAGTCATAGTCATGAGGGGGCCATATCGTGTCTTGAGGCGGCGGAGGATGAACTCCAACTCGGAAATAGGGTGGCGGAGCCATATCAAATTTCCTATCAGAGGCAAACTTGACGGCCCTGGCGGCAAATTTTTCTTGAAAAGGTTGAAGAAGGAGCTCACTAAGGCTGAGATACAGAGAGAAACGACTATTACAAACCAGACCTCCATGTTTAAGTCATCTGTGTAAAACAGACATAAAATGTTTCCTCTGGACGAAGTACTTAAAGAACAAGAAATTTCCATGAAACCGTGTATCGGAAGCAAGCTATTGCATTGGTTCGATGATTTATTCAATCTACGTCGAAAGATAAGAAAGAATAAACGGCCCTTTAGCTCTCGAAGTTTTTGTTAATCGGGGAGGATTTATTGTCACCAAGTCTCAAACCCAAATACTTGATAATTTGAGGTCAAATAAGCTATACGTCATGTGCCCGCCCTTTTGTCTCTTCGTTTGGCCAACTACGTTTTAGGATATGGTTATTTTGCATCTTTTATTGTTGAAaacaaaacttgtgtgagacggtctcacgcgtcgtattttgtgagacggattcttatttgtgtcatccatgaaaaattattactttttattctaagagtattattttttattgtgaatatccgtatggttgacccgtctcacatattaactCACATGAGATATACTCAAAATTATaaactccctatgaatgtttttattgtttaaatcatacgagtgtccaaagtcatttttgaatatcaaataaaattttaaaacttctgcTGCGTTTGGGCACGAGAAAGTCGATACCAACATATTTTTAtggagtaggtcttttgtgagacggtatcatgaatctttatctgtgagacgggtcaatcctactgatattcacaataaaaaagtaatactcttagcataaaagtaatattttttcatggattactcaaataagatatctgtctcacaaaataatacccgtgagaccgtctcatgcaagtttttatcatttttattgGAAAATGTATTATTAATGTAAATCTCATATTTTTGGACAACAATctaatacattttttttaaattatccgataaatatatataattgtctCATAAATGTCGTGCATCATATCTATGCCCCAACTTTAAGCTGTTCATATTATCTGTCTTCacgtataatttaaaatatgacaCTAATTTAAGGGTGTTACAAtatatttagattttttttaccaaaatgAATTAGTTCAATGTCGATATCTAAAAAATtccaataaatatataattattttataaatttcattGCATTATATATATTTGCCCCAAACTGCAAACTATTACTACATTATCTTTACTTTTCAATTTGAAAATCCCACACGAATTTTAGGATATTATGGTATTTTtttatatggcaaaaacttgtgtgagacggtctcacgggttgtatctgtgagacggatctcttatttgggtcacccatgcaaaagtattactttttatgctaaaagtattactttttattgtgaatatgggtaaagttgacccgtctcacagattatgatccgtgagacggtctcacatgagacctactctttttatatttataactttttaataaaaataaattgattTAATATTACAATTAAgttatttcatttttaaaatgttCAGAATTTGTAAGTACAAATACTGTGAAATTGACATATATGTTtcttcattttaaatctttgctTGTTAAGGGAATCCTAATTGAAGCAGTTTCAATACATACATgaataaatatgaattttttaaatttcctttttttaatttcaatacATCTAAATTTCAAAAGTAAACAATTGAGTAATGGATGCTCGATTATATATCTATGATGTGATAAAATGTTAGTTTTGAAATCAATATATATGtcaattttcataaaaaatatgAGAGACTCGTATGATATAATGATATTGAAATAAGAGAAAAAAAATCTCGGTGTAACACAGAGTAACTCGTGCTCGATGATATATTTTGTATATGAGAGCTGTACACTCGATGCATTGGTCATCCGGTGAGGAAAAAAACCTCAAAGTTGGATGCTTTGATTCAGCACATTATTGCTTTGGGTTATTCCAAGTTAAGCACatctaaaaaatttattttcattataaaatataaaaacattTCATTTTGCCAAATTTATATTTAACCTTATTTATTGACGGTTGATTGACCTTGTTTTTCATTCTTCTTTTCATAAATCCTAAATGccaatttttatttagcttgtttcaaaaaattataaatgataaaacaatttatatctattatttttaatgaaCTTTAAACCTATGatatttcaattaattttttattttgttgactttggAGTGATATTATATtcgggcaaaaacttgtgtgagagaGTCTCaagagtcgtattttgtgagacgaatctcttatttgggtcatccatgcaaatgtattattttttatgctaagagtattactttttattgtgaatatcggtagggttaacccgtctcacagataaagattcgttagatcgtctcacaagagatctgcTATTATATCTACCTTTATACTAACTAATTTGATTTTTTGTACCATCATTTTACCACTgacaatattatattttatctcACTAAACAAATTATTTTCCTGATGACGATACTACCTCtaactttttaataaaaaaaaaaacaaattgcaCATATATTTAAGGGCAAATTGGTGGACAGTCCCTAAACCAAACTATGTTTGGTCCTAGCTCTCTGGAGAGAAGAAATCAAATCTAAAACCCAAAAGTACCCTTATCTTTAATTATCcttattaaattttaatggaTCCCGCGCTTCgcaaaatggtatcagagcaacgttttgatttatttcaaacacaaattttattattactagtaactaattgtatgagaaggagaattttgaaaaaattatgaatccgaacttcggttcaaggaaaataatttacaaggaatatttcaatattttggaatataaacaagtacatctaactattgttagatatcagaaacagaagaaGCTACTGCATCCTCAGGTAAAAtctcaggtaaacttatgatccaaaataataagtttctggagatagttccagactcctctaagctctctttagatcttagagaaattcaaaagacagtccaaaattatggcaatatgctgtATTTTGTACCGCAACGAgttgagaaaatccttgaaacccaagaagaaattctgggattattaaaggatattcaaacaagaattcagaaactggaacaacaaccaagttccaGTAGGAGAACTTCAGGaggttggttaccaccatcttttggtactgaacctttgttacatcaacaagggaaggccagagtggtgtcaaaacctttgactgaagaagaaaaaatgatcaatctaatcaagtccgtctcagaaaagaaattcatctgatgacaactttagaaaggattggtttagaGGATCTACAGGAGCTTGCGGattctttcgcaaatctcaaggtAGTAGATCTAAGGATGAACACAacagtaggtgaaacaccacctgctaTAACATGGTCATCCTCTCAagaaccaccaagggaaagtgtGGAATCTCAGAATGTAAACATGAGAGAAGCACAatctgatttccatactggtggaggatcacacccagcagggacgagggcaaggagaactcaaattcctttgcaccaaacaccctatgggaaaactgttttagatcatatacatccttacggggttatgcttaaccttgatgtattagacttcaaaaacagaaaagatctcatagatgattggacatctgctatgagaattgcagcaggaacactcgatctcaacaaagaaggattcattaaacttttggaaatgagtcttatgggatcagtaaaaattgtttgggacatgacttcatcggacatgaaagagtcagtcctagttggagaatctcttagtgagatcgttggaaaaatggctaccctatttaaagcacattttataggagtagactatttcaacagtcaagattcagagaagaagaagaaatacactcaagctctgtatagtcttgaattacatgacatatgtttggtggatgaatacattatgttattcactaaatatagatggaattcaggagttgaagaagatatagctatgcagcttttcttcgcaaaaatgccgagcccttggagagaaatgctcataagggaatacgtacctagtaatccagatacgttggcaagaagagcctctttcctcaaaggaaaattggcagaatggtgtcatatggcagcattacaaaagaattacaaacgtttaaggggtatcaacaaaagaactcctttatGTTGTaaaaaatgatcttccaacaattattggaagtaaaccacagaagcataagaggaaaagttttaggactcatccttatgcacgaagtggaagaagttcttggaaaccaagaactgaatggtctagacagaaagccagatcttataaatctggacaaagaagcggaccatcgaggagtaggatatcatcccaagaatcgagtacatctcgaagcacaggaagaacacctactaagaaaactttcagaagagctcatactcgagccaatgaaagtttcaaggattgcaattgctggacatgtggaacaaaaggtcatatctcgaccaactgtccagaaaatgagaaaagaggtattaaacgctttgatcctaccccggatattgaagaagcagtttactaccaagatcttattcaagtataccgatttgaggacattgcctcagatgaaagtatatatgaagaagaagaagtcttaagtcaggaagaatctgatggaacagaatcggaatctgactgaagacgaggtgtttcgccACGAGACACATGAAGATCTGTCTGGATTCtttagccagacaacaatatctcataacatggttcaaagaatcatgagagaaaatccgagtctacagagatatcaaggtttctctgcaggacaggtagaaaagttcttaggaagtcttggcctaagaaacagaaagcatcatctaatctataaagtttctagaagggagatggcaatcccaatggaacttacaggaaatagaatggagatgcagttaattccttccgaagaaattaaggaggaattacaaaaactcaagatagaagtagcaaggactatgtcctggattcatatcggagcaatccaaattatgataaaggctactttcaaagaagggatagattcaccaattgatattgctatatgcgacaaaagaatggggaatctacaagattcagtactgggaacaatctcaggaaacctctgtgcaggaaaaattgtaggagtaatctatccaaggatagcctacaacctggcagatcgagatttcagccgagccttgacattgcatcagaatttcaaggaaaaaaggttgatgaaagaaggtaatagaccatattctattacc is from Primulina eburnea isolate SZY01 unplaced genomic scaffold, ASM2296580v1 ctg142_ERROPOS2300000, whole genome shotgun sequence and encodes:
- the LOC140820772 gene encoding cytochrome P450 89A2-like, whose product is MEVWFVIVVSLCISALVSSFFNLFKKNLPPGPSSLPLIGNLIWLRHPISELEFILRRLKTRYGPLMTMTIGSRKLIFVGSHSLAHRALIQHGSIFSDRPSPSATSKVLKRPRIVINTTPYGPTWRLLRRNLTHEILHPARVKSYSRSRQWVLSVLTSRLVDASKSESCVTLIGHFQYAMFCLLALMCFGEKLNETQIKEIESSQRGFLLSLRRFEVLHLWPRLGKILFRNRWKELLQVRLEEERVLIPLIRSRIQAKQQRICNHQEDDEAVRAYVDTLVDLQLPQENRKLADSDMVGLCSEFLNAGTDTTSTALQWIMANLVKYPHIQAKLYEEIVSAVGSPKGSQREMIEEEDAQKIPYLKAVVLEALRRHPPAHFLLPHRVTEDIELDGYVIPREATVNFMVADMGLDPKVWEDPMEFNPERFLPTSPGEAFDITGSREIKMMPFGAGRRICPGLTLALVHLEYFVANLIWNFEWIPVEGDEVDLTEKQEFTTVMKNPLRARITPRI